The Thermoanaerobaculales bacterium genome segment GGTGGTGGCCGCGACCGGGCGGCCGCTCGAGCTGCGCCGCCTGCCGGTGCCGCGCCCCGGCCCGCAGCAGGTGCTGCTCGAGGTGGCGGCGTGCGGCGTCTGCCGCACCGACCTCCACCTGGTCGACGGCGAGCTGCCCGAGGCGCCGCTGCCGGTGATCCCCGGCCACGAGATCGTCGGCCGGGTCGCGGCCGTCGGGGAGAGCGTCGACGACCTCGCCATCGGGGAGCGGATCGGCGTGCCGTGGCTCGGCTGGACCTGCGGCGAGTGCCGATTCTGCCGGATCGGCCGCGAGAACCTCTGCGACCACGCCCGCTTTACCGGCTACACGCTGCCCGGCGGCTACGCCGAGTACGCGGTGGCCGAGCGCCGCTACTGCTTCCGGCTGCCCGACCGCTTCGGCGACCTCGAGGCGGCGCCGCTGCTGTGCGCCGGGCTGATCGGCTACCGCTCCCTGAGGATGTGCGGCGCCGGCGTCGAGCGCCTCGGGCTCTACGGCTTCGGCGCGGCCGCCCACATCGTCGCCCAAGTCGCCGCCCATCGCGGGGCCGAGGTCTACGCCTTCACCCGCCCGGGCGACGCCGCGGCTCAGGGCTTCGCCCGCTCGCTCGGCGCCGCCTGGGCCGGCGGCTCCACCGAACCGCCGCCCGAGCCGCTCGACGCCGCGATCGTCTTCGCCCCGGTCGGCGCGCTGGTGCCGGCCGCGCTGCGCGCGGTGCGCAAGGGCGGGATCGTGGTCTGCGGCGGCATCCACATGAGCGACATCCCGTCCTTCCCCTACCGCATCCTGTGGGAGGAGCGGGCGCTGGTCTCGGTGGCCAACCTCGAGCGGCGCGACGGCGACGAGCTCTTCGCCGCCGTCGCCGAGCTGCCGCTGCACACCGCCGTCGAGTCGTTCGCGCTCGCGGACGCGAACCAGGCTCTGGAGCGGCTGCGCGAGGGACGCCTCACCGGCGCCGCGGTGCTCGCCGTCGCCCCGTAGGATCGCGAACGGCAGATGCCCCTCGGCGCACGCGGGTCGCAGGCCCTGGGGACGTGCGTGAGGCGTCGCGGTCGCTGCCTGGCCTGCGCCCCACGCGCGCCGAGAAGGACGACGTGGCACGAGATCCTGGCGCATAATCCTGCGCGGAGGCGCGCGCCATGGAGTTGCCGTTCGAGCCCTTCCGGATCCGGGTCGTGGAGCCGATTCGGCCGACCACCCGCGACGAGCGCGAGGCGGCGATCCGCGCCGCCGGCTACAACCCCTTCCTGCTGCCCTCGGAGTCGGTGCTGATCGACCTGGTGACCGACTCCGGCGTGTCCGCGCTCAGCGTCCGCCAGTGGTCCGCGATGCACGGCTCCGACGAGTCGTTCACCGGCTCCCGCTCCTTCCGGCGCTTCGAGGCCGCCGCCCGCGACCTGTTCGGCAAGCGCCACATCATCCCCTGCCACCAGGGCCGGGCCGCCGAGCACCTGCTGTGCCGGGCGGTCGTCGAGCCCGGGCAGCTGGTGCTCGCCAACACGCTGTTCGCGACCACCAGGGAGAACGTCGAGGAGCAGGGCGGACGGGTGATCGACCTGCCGATTCCCGAGCACTCCGATCCCACGAGCCACCACCCCTTCAAGGGCGACATCGACCTCGCCCGGCTGGGCAGCGAGCTGGAGGCGGCCGGGGCCGGCGGCGTCGCCTTCGTGGTCCTCACCCTGACCGACAACTCCGGCGGCGGCCAGCCGGCGAGCCTCGCCAACATCCGAGCTGCCGCCGAGCTCTGCCGCCGGCGCCGGGTGCCGCTGCTGCTCGACGCCGCCCGCATCGCCGAGAACTGCTTTCTGATCACGCGCCGCGAGGACGGCCAGGCCGGTCGCCACCCGCGCGACGTCGCGCGCGAGGTCTTCTCCCTCGCCGACGGCGTGCTCATGAGCATGAAAAAGGACGCGCTCGGCAACTCCGGTGGCGTGATCGCCCTCGACGACGACGCGTGGGCCGAGCGGATCCGGATCCGGCTCCTGGTCAGCGAGGGCATCCCGTCGGCGGGCGGGCTGGCCGGCCGCGACCTCGAGTGCATGGCCGAGGCGCTCGGCGAGATGCTCGACGAGGCGCACCTCGCCCACCGCGTCGCCCAGGTCAGCCGGCTCGGCGAGCAGCTGGCCGTGGCCGGGGTGCCGGTGCTGCGGCCGTTCGGCGGCCACGCGGTCTACGTCGACGGCCGCGCCTTCTGCCCGCACCTTCCCGACGAGCGGCTGCCCG includes the following:
- a CDS encoding tryptophanase; translation: MELPFEPFRIRVVEPIRPTTRDEREAAIRAAGYNPFLLPSESVLIDLVTDSGVSALSVRQWSAMHGSDESFTGSRSFRRFEAAARDLFGKRHIIPCHQGRAAEHLLCRAVVEPGQLVLANTLFATTRENVEEQGGRVIDLPIPEHSDPTSHHPFKGDIDLARLGSELEAAGAGGVAFVVLTLTDNSGGGQPASLANIRAAAELCRRRRVPLLLDAARIAENCFLITRREDGQAGRHPRDVAREVFSLADGVLMSMKKDALGNSGGVIALDDDAWAERIRIRLLVSEGIPSAGGLAGRDLECMAEALGEMLDEAHLAHRVAQVSRLGEQLAVAGVPVLRPFGGHAVYVDGRAFCPHLPDERLPAWSLSVAFYVASGVRTWEVGNVLGGRPDPSSGGWRWPALDLLRLAVPRRVYTASHLDYVAGSLIELFARRREIRGLRFAYRPPLLPQFIATFEPV
- a CDS encoding zinc-dependent alcohol dehydrogenase family protein, whose product is MSIPDEMDAMVVAATGRPLELRRLPVPRPGPQQVLLEVAACGVCRTDLHLVDGELPEAPLPVIPGHEIVGRVAAVGESVDDLAIGERIGVPWLGWTCGECRFCRIGRENLCDHARFTGYTLPGGYAEYAVAERRYCFRLPDRFGDLEAAPLLCAGLIGYRSLRMCGAGVERLGLYGFGAAAHIVAQVAAHRGAEVYAFTRPGDAAAQGFARSLGAAWAGGSTEPPPEPLDAAIVFAPVGALVPAALRAVRKGGIVVCGGIHMSDIPSFPYRILWEERALVSVANLERRDGDELFAAVAELPLHTAVESFALADANQALERLREGRLTGAAVLAVAP